In the Bradyrhizobium guangzhouense genome, one interval contains:
- the ldtR gene encoding transcriptional regulator LdtR has protein sequence MMKAVATAADTAERVSGPQGSVQSLYLEALTLVERLHRRLLDVIKDEFDRRGRADINSVQALLLYNIGDKELTAGELRTRGYYLGSNVSYNLKKLVELGFLDHQRSRVDRRSVRIRLTPQGQEVRRIVDSLYQKHVKTVEQVGGISGEEFSTLNKSLHRLERFWTDQILYRL, from the coding sequence ATGATGAAAGCCGTCGCAACTGCGGCAGATACCGCAGAGCGCGTTTCCGGCCCGCAGGGTTCGGTTCAGTCGCTCTATCTGGAAGCTCTGACTCTGGTGGAGCGGCTGCATCGCCGGCTCCTCGACGTGATCAAGGACGAGTTCGATCGTCGTGGCCGCGCCGACATCAATTCCGTGCAGGCGCTCCTGCTCTATAACATCGGCGACAAGGAGCTGACCGCGGGCGAACTGCGCACGCGCGGTTACTATCTCGGCTCCAACGTCTCCTACAATCTGAAGAAGCTCGTCGAGCTCGGCTTCCTCGATCATCAGCGCTCGCGCGTTGATCGCCGCTCGGTGCGAATCCGCCTGACGCCGCAGGGCCAGGAAGTCCGCCGCATCGTCGACAGCCTCTACCAGAAGCACGTCAAGACGGTGGAGCAGGTCGGTGGCATCTCCGGCGAGGAGTTCTCGACCCTCAACAAGTCGCTGCACCGCCTCGAGCGGTTCTGGACCGACCAGATCCTGTATCGCCTCTGA
- the ribH gene encoding 6,7-dimethyl-8-ribityllumazine synthase, translating into MADARRAPLKDQTDISGARALIVEARFYDDLQDALLDGAVIELKAAGLIHDVITVPGALEIPAAVAIAVDAAAANGKPYDAVIALGCVIRGDTIHFEIVSQESSRALMDLAVARKLPLGNGILTVNTEDQAWARARASELNKGGDAARAALAMLRIKRRLARA; encoded by the coding sequence ATGGCAGACGCGCGGCGCGCACCCCTGAAGGACCAGACCGACATTTCCGGCGCACGGGCGCTGATCGTCGAGGCGCGGTTCTATGATGATCTCCAGGACGCGCTTCTGGACGGCGCGGTCATCGAACTCAAGGCGGCCGGCCTGATCCATGACGTCATCACGGTTCCTGGCGCACTGGAGATCCCGGCCGCGGTTGCCATCGCAGTCGATGCGGCTGCGGCAAACGGCAAGCCCTACGACGCCGTGATTGCGCTCGGCTGCGTGATCCGCGGCGACACCATTCATTTCGAGATCGTCTCGCAGGAATCCTCGCGCGCGCTGATGGACCTTGCGGTTGCGCGAAAACTGCCGCTCGGCAATGGCATTCTCACCGTCAACACTGAGGACCAGGCTTGGGCACGGGCGCGTGCCAGCGAGCTCAACAAGGGCGGCGATGCCGCGCGCGCGGCGCTTGCAATGCTGCGCATCAAGCGCCGCCTGGCGCGGGCCTGA
- a CDS encoding MFS transporter has protein sequence MSNVPRLPDTFNRLAWSNLTAQSAEQIALAAAPIVAVLTLGDAEGQTGVLQTALTLPFVLFAIPAGLLADRISRRALMAGAEALRAVALGTIVLLLALGALTLPLLALLGFAAVCGTVVYSVAAPALVPSLVSAELLPAANARIELARTIAFASGPALGGALVGWWGASPAFGFAAALSAVAVVLLSGLYEPARAPMPRRHPFQDIREGAGFVFHHPLLRPVFITQFIFNTGWFLQIAVFVPYAVRHLGLTAAGVGTVLTMYGVGMVIGALFATRVMKRIAFGTVVGLGPVTGFVAAIVMVLTVLVPSPWLAALSFFLLGVGPILWVISTTTLRQAVTPPRLLGRVSAINIMSYGARPLGSALGAIVGGLWSAEACLYLAAAVFGVQALVIWLSPAVALDRQPAMVGDEAAARC, from the coding sequence ATGTCAAATGTCCCTCGCCTCCCCGACACCTTCAACCGCCTCGCCTGGTCCAACCTCACGGCGCAATCGGCCGAGCAGATCGCGCTGGCTGCCGCCCCCATCGTCGCCGTGCTGACGTTGGGCGACGCCGAGGGCCAGACCGGCGTGCTCCAGACCGCGCTGACCCTGCCCTTCGTCCTGTTCGCTATTCCCGCCGGGCTGCTCGCCGACCGCATCTCGCGCCGCGCTCTGATGGCCGGGGCCGAGGCGCTGCGGGCGGTGGCGTTGGGAACAATCGTGCTCCTGCTCGCTCTTGGCGCGCTCACCCTGCCGCTGCTGGCGCTGCTCGGTTTCGCAGCCGTCTGCGGCACCGTCGTCTATAGCGTGGCCGCGCCGGCGTTGGTGCCTTCGCTCGTGAGCGCAGAGCTGTTGCCGGCCGCGAATGCCCGCATCGAGCTTGCGCGCACGATCGCCTTTGCAAGCGGTCCCGCGCTCGGCGGCGCGCTGGTGGGATGGTGGGGCGCGAGCCCGGCCTTCGGCTTCGCTGCGGCGCTCTCGGCCGTCGCCGTGGTGCTGCTGTCCGGCCTCTACGAGCCCGCGCGCGCGCCCATGCCGCGCCGTCATCCGTTCCAGGACATCCGCGAGGGCGCGGGCTTCGTCTTCCACCATCCGCTGCTGCGACCGGTGTTCATCACGCAATTCATCTTCAATACCGGCTGGTTCCTGCAAATTGCAGTGTTCGTCCCCTACGCCGTGCGCCATCTTGGCCTGACCGCGGCTGGCGTCGGCACGGTGCTGACGATGTACGGCGTCGGCATGGTGATCGGCGCGCTGTTCGCCACGCGCGTGATGAAGCGCATCGCTTTCGGGACTGTGGTCGGCCTCGGCCCGGTCACCGGTTTCGTCGCAGCTATCGTGATGGTGCTGACGGTGCTGGTGCCCTCGCCTTGGCTTGCGGCACTGAGCTTCTTCCTGCTCGGCGTCGGGCCGATCCTGTGGGTGATCTCGACCACGACATTGCGTCAGGCGGTGACGCCGCCGCGTCTGCTCGGCCGCGTCTCCGCCATCAACATCATGAGCTACGGCGCCCGCCCGCTCGGCTCGGCGCTCGGCGCGATCGTCGGCGGCCTCTGGAGCGCGGAAGCGTGCCTCTATCTCGCCGCTGCCGTGTTCGGCGTGCAGGCGCTGGTGATCTGGCTCTCGCCGGCGGTGGCGCTGGACCGGCAACCGGCGATGGTGGGGGACGAAGCTGCGGCGCGGTGCTAG
- a CDS encoding RDD family protein: MSYSDSGNSRPWRNDGGAQPHAYDPYLHPELFRGVATRRAFAFLIDMVVISVPVILGYIFIAVFGVVTLGIGWALFWLAWPASVIWAIVYYGACIGGPSSATVGMRIMDLELRTWYGAPGYFVLGATHAVLFWVSVSFLSPFVVLVGLFNGRRRLLHDFVLGTVVINNSVRAPAPQTARTW; encoded by the coding sequence ATGTCGTATTCGGACTCGGGCAATTCGCGCCCCTGGCGCAATGACGGCGGCGCGCAGCCGCACGCCTACGATCCTTACCTGCATCCGGAGCTGTTCCGCGGCGTTGCGACGCGGCGGGCATTTGCGTTCCTGATCGACATGGTCGTGATCTCCGTTCCCGTCATCCTCGGCTACATCTTCATCGCCGTGTTCGGCGTGGTGACGCTGGGCATCGGCTGGGCACTGTTCTGGCTGGCCTGGCCGGCCTCCGTGATCTGGGCAATCGTCTATTACGGCGCCTGCATCGGTGGTCCCTCGTCGGCGACCGTCGGGATGCGGATCATGGACCTGGAGTTGCGCACCTGGTACGGCGCGCCCGGCTATTTTGTCCTCGGCGCCACCCATGCCGTGCTGTTCTGGGTCTCGGTCTCGTTCCTCTCGCCCTTCGTGGTTCTCGTCGGCCTCTTCAACGGCCGCCGGCGCTTGCTGCACGATTTCGTGCTGGGGACGGTCGTGATCAACAATTCCGTTCGCGCACCCGCGCCCCAGACCGCGAGGACCTGGTGA
- the nrdR gene encoding transcriptional regulator NrdR: MRCPNCNSLDTQVKDSRPTEDSSVIRRRRVCVACNFRFTTFERVQLRELTVIKRNGRRVPFDRDKLMRSVSISLRKRPVEPERVEKMVSTIVRELETGGEAEISSEVIGETVMEHLRTLDDVAYVRFASVYRNFREAKDFADVLGELSGEEEARLAAIRK; this comes from the coding sequence ATGCGCTGCCCGAACTGCAACAGTCTCGATACGCAGGTAAAGGACTCGCGTCCGACCGAGGATTCTTCCGTCATCCGCAGGCGGCGCGTATGCGTCGCCTGCAATTTCCGCTTCACCACCTTCGAGCGCGTGCAGCTGCGCGAGCTCACGGTGATCAAGCGCAACGGCCGCCGCGTGCCGTTCGATCGCGACAAGCTGATGCGTTCGGTCTCGATCTCCTTGCGCAAGCGGCCGGTCGAGCCCGAAAGGGTCGAGAAGATGGTCTCCACCATCGTGCGCGAGCTCGAGACCGGGGGTGAGGCCGAGATCTCGTCGGAGGTGATCGGCGAGACCGTGATGGAGCATCTGCGCACGCTCGACGACGTCGCCTATGTGCGCTTCGCCTCCGTCTATCGTAATTTCCGCGAGGCGAAGGATTTCGCCGACGTGCTCGGCGAGCTCTCCGGTGAGGAGGAAGCGCGGCTCGCCGCGATCCGCAAATGA
- a CDS encoding riboflavin synthase: MFTGIVTDIGEIVSFTPVAQGQLHRLRIACSYDQATIADGASIASNGVCLTVVASGVADGKDSNQKTWYDVDAAAETLALTTAKHWRLGTRLNLERALKIGDELGGHIVAGHADGIATIVSREDLPDMARFELSTTRELARFIATKGSITLDGVSLTVNTVTDTSFSVLIIPHTLTVTTIGGWKAGAEVNIEVDLMARYAARLAEMK, encoded by the coding sequence ATGTTCACCGGCATTGTCACCGACATCGGCGAGATCGTCAGCTTCACGCCTGTGGCGCAGGGGCAATTGCACCGGTTGCGCATCGCCTGCAGCTACGACCAGGCCACCATCGCCGACGGCGCCTCGATCGCGAGCAACGGCGTCTGCCTCACTGTGGTCGCCTCCGGCGTCGCCGATGGCAAGGATTCTAATCAAAAGACCTGGTACGATGTCGATGCCGCCGCCGAGACGCTGGCGCTGACGACGGCAAAGCACTGGAGGCTGGGCACCAGGCTCAATCTCGAGCGTGCGCTCAAGATCGGTGACGAGCTCGGCGGCCACATCGTCGCCGGCCATGCCGACGGCATCGCCACCATCGTCAGCCGCGAGGACCTGCCTGACATGGCGCGGTTCGAGCTCTCGACGACGCGCGAGCTGGCGCGTTTCATCGCAACCAAAGGTTCGATCACGCTCGATGGCGTCTCGCTCACGGTTAACACGGTGACGGACACCAGCTTTTCGGTGCTGATCATCCCGCATACGTTGACGGTGACCACGATCGGCGGCTGGAAGGCAGGCGCTGAAGTGAATATCGAGGTCGATTTGATGGCCCGCTACGCGGCGCGGCTGGCGGAAATGAAGTGA
- a CDS encoding arginyltransferase: MTQHSRDTPQFYLTAPSPCPYLPGRHERKVFTHLVGERAGDLNDLLTHGGFRRSQSIAYRPACDQCRACVSVRVVANEFRPSRNFRKVMARNADIIGEQRSAVPTSEQYSVFRAYLDARHRHGGMADMTVLDYAMMVEDSHVETRIIEYRRRGPDSGVTGRGEELIAVALTDVLSDGLSMVYSFFEPSQVSRSMGTFMILDHIARARRQGLPYVYLGYWIEGSKKMDYKARFLPQQRLAPSGWLRIDAQGDGASEPQD, from the coding sequence TTGACCCAGCACTCGCGCGACACCCCACAATTTTACCTCACGGCGCCGTCCCCCTGCCCGTATCTGCCGGGCCGGCATGAGCGCAAGGTGTTTACGCACCTCGTGGGGGAACGCGCCGGCGACCTCAACGATCTCCTGACCCATGGCGGGTTCCGCCGCAGCCAGTCGATCGCCTACCGGCCGGCCTGCGACCAGTGCCGGGCCTGCGTTTCGGTCCGCGTCGTCGCCAACGAGTTCCGCCCGTCCCGCAACTTCCGCAAGGTGATGGCGCGCAATGCCGACATCATCGGCGAGCAGCGCAGCGCGGTGCCGACGTCAGAGCAATATTCGGTGTTCCGCGCCTATCTCGACGCCCGCCACCGCCACGGCGGCATGGCCGACATGACCGTGCTCGACTACGCCATGATGGTCGAGGATAGCCATGTCGAGACCCGCATCATCGAATACCGCAGACGCGGCCCTGACAGCGGCGTCACTGGTCGCGGCGAGGAGCTGATCGCGGTCGCACTCACCGACGTGCTCAGCGACGGCCTGTCGATGGTCTACTCCTTCTTCGAGCCGAGCCAGGTCTCCCGCTCGATGGGCACCTTCATGATCCTCGACCACATCGCCCGCGCGCGCCGGCAAGGCCTGCCTTACGTCTATCTCGGCTACTGGATCGAGGGCTCCAAGAAGATGGACTACAAGGCCCGCTTCCTGCCGCAGCAGCGCCTCGCCCCGTCAGGCTGGCTGCGCATCGATGCGCAAGGCGATGGGGCGTCCGAGCCGCAGGATTAG
- a CDS encoding DUF6163 family protein has translation MPELSTRDAARDNARDAVRDSARDSAMSVAAISSERPESDDNVWTRRLVLFLRVMALLSILKGLYHWAQVTGFVGGEDEAFENQSMAWQASTIYFAVIELVAAVGLWLATPWGAVVWLTTVVSMAVIELMFPGIYGGSLIVVGVEAFMLAAYLALAWMAARERPP, from the coding sequence ATGCCGGAACTCTCCACCCGCGATGCGGCCCGCGACAATGCCAGGGACGCCGTCAGAGACAGCGCCCGAGACAGCGCGATGTCGGTCGCCGCGATCTCGTCGGAGAGACCTGAGTCCGACGACAATGTCTGGACGCGGCGGCTCGTGCTGTTCCTGCGGGTGATGGCGCTGCTATCGATCCTCAAGGGCCTCTATCACTGGGCGCAGGTGACGGGCTTCGTCGGCGGCGAGGACGAGGCGTTCGAGAACCAATCGATGGCCTGGCAGGCCTCGACCATCTACTTCGCCGTGATCGAACTCGTCGCCGCGGTCGGCCTCTGGCTCGCCACGCCCTGGGGCGCGGTGGTGTGGCTCACGACCGTGGTCTCGATGGCGGTGATCGAGCTGATGTTCCCGGGGATCTACGGCGGCAGCCTGATCGTCGTCGGCGTCGAGGCCTTCATGCTCGCCGCCTATCTCGCGCTCGCCTGGATGGCCGCGCGCGAACGGCCGCCGTAG
- a CDS encoding Nramp family divalent metal transporter, which produces MDARSPDLISDTAWRKDAPATKSLAEVNASVAIPAAGAWWRRLLAFVGPGYMVSVGYMDPGNWATDLAGGSRFGYTLLSVILLSNLMAILLQSLAARLGIVTDRDLAQACRATYSPAMNLLLWLACEAAIIACDLAEVIGTAIALKLLFGIPLVGGALIAALDAFLLLVLMNRGFRFLEAFVMALLAVIAVCFAVQIVAASPPVAEVLRGFAPKSEIFTNSEMLYIAIGIIGATVMPHNLYLHSSIVQTRAYARNDEGRREAIKWATTDSTIALMLALFVNAAILVVAAATFHTSGHSDVAEIGQAFELLSPLLGLGIASTLFAVALLASGLNSTVTATLAGQIVMEGFLDLRLPSWARRLVTRGIAIIPVIVVTAIYGERGTADLLVFSQVVLSMQLPFAVIPLVRFVSDRRKMGQFAITPYVAAIAWIVAGVIVILNVKLLVDTLFG; this is translated from the coding sequence ATGGATGCCCGATCGCCTGATCTGATCTCCGACACGGCCTGGCGCAAAGATGCGCCGGCGACCAAGAGCTTGGCCGAGGTGAATGCCTCGGTAGCGATCCCCGCGGCGGGGGCGTGGTGGCGGCGGCTGCTCGCCTTTGTCGGCCCGGGCTACATGGTCTCGGTCGGCTACATGGACCCCGGCAATTGGGCGACCGACCTCGCCGGTGGGTCGAGGTTCGGCTACACGCTGCTCTCGGTCATCCTGCTCTCGAACCTGATGGCGATCCTGCTGCAGTCGCTGGCGGCACGGCTCGGCATCGTCACCGACCGCGATCTGGCGCAGGCCTGCCGCGCCACCTATTCGCCCGCGATGAACCTTTTGCTCTGGCTCGCCTGCGAAGCCGCGATCATCGCCTGCGATCTCGCCGAGGTGATCGGCACCGCGATCGCGCTGAAACTTTTGTTCGGGATTCCCCTGGTCGGCGGCGCGCTGATCGCCGCGCTCGACGCGTTCCTGCTGCTTGTCCTGATGAACCGGGGCTTCCGCTTCCTCGAAGCCTTCGTGATGGCCCTGCTGGCAGTGATCGCGGTCTGCTTCGCGGTCCAGATCGTGGCCGCGTCGCCGCCGGTCGCCGAGGTGTTGCGCGGCTTTGCGCCGAAGAGCGAGATCTTCACCAATTCCGAGATGCTCTACATCGCGATCGGCATCATCGGTGCGACCGTGATGCCGCATAATCTCTATCTGCACTCCTCGATCGTGCAGACGCGCGCCTATGCGCGCAATGACGAGGGGCGCCGCGAGGCGATCAAATGGGCGACGACGGATTCCACCATCGCGCTGATGCTGGCGCTGTTCGTCAACGCTGCGATCCTCGTGGTGGCGGCCGCGACGTTCCACACCAGCGGCCATTCCGACGTCGCCGAGATCGGCCAGGCCTTCGAGTTGCTGTCGCCGCTGCTCGGCCTCGGCATCGCCTCGACATTGTTCGCGGTGGCGCTGCTCGCCTCGGGCCTCAATTCAACCGTCACCGCGACGCTCGCCGGCCAGATCGTGATGGAAGGCTTTCTGGACCTGCGCCTGCCGAGCTGGGCGCGCCGCCTCGTCACGCGAGGCATCGCCATCATTCCCGTGATCGTGGTCACCGCGATCTATGGCGAAAGGGGGACTGCGGATTTGCTGGTGTTCAGCCAGGTCGTGCTGTCGATGCAGCTTCCTTTCGCCGTGATCCCGCTGGTGCGTTTCGTCTCCGACCGCCGCAAGATGGGGCAGTTCGCGATCACACCCTATGTTGCTGCGATCGCGTGGATCGTCGCGGGCGTGATCGTGATTTTGAACGTGAAGCTGCTGGTGGATACGCTGTTCGGGTAA
- the hemB gene encoding porphobilinogen synthase, translating into MAIKYGRPIELREVARGTGATVPHALDLTVRPRRNRKAEWARRMVRENVLTTDDLIWPLFLIDGNNKREAIASMPGVDRLSVDQAVREAERAMKLTIPCIALFPYTDPSLRDEQGSEATNPNNLVCQAVRAIKKEFPEIGILCDVALDPFTSHGHDGLISDGKILNDETVAVLVRQALVQAEAGCDIIAPSDMMDGRVAAIREALDHTGLLDVQIMAYAAKYASAFYGPFRDAIGSAKTLTGDKRTYQMDSANTDEALREVDLDIAEGADMVMVKPGMPYLDVVRRVKDTFAMPTFAYQVSGEYAMIAAAANNGWLDGDRAMMESLLAFKRAGADGVLSYFAPKAAEKLRAHA; encoded by the coding sequence ATGGCGATCAAATACGGACGTCCGATCGAACTGCGCGAGGTCGCGCGCGGGACGGGTGCGACGGTGCCCCATGCCCTCGATCTGACCGTCCGCCCCCGCCGCAACCGCAAGGCCGAATGGGCCCGGCGCATGGTGCGCGAGAATGTGCTCACCACCGACGATCTGATCTGGCCGCTGTTCCTGATTGACGGCAACAACAAGCGCGAGGCCATCGCCTCGATGCCCGGCGTCGATCGTCTCAGCGTCGATCAGGCCGTGCGCGAAGCCGAGCGCGCCATGAAGCTCACCATTCCCTGCATCGCGCTGTTTCCCTATACCGACCCGTCCCTGCGCGACGAGCAAGGCTCCGAAGCGACCAATCCGAACAATCTGGTCTGCCAGGCGGTGCGCGCGATCAAGAAGGAGTTTCCGGAGATCGGCATCCTCTGCGACGTCGCGCTCGATCCCTTCACCAGCCATGGCCATGACGGCCTGATCTCCGACGGCAAGATTTTGAACGACGAGACGGTCGCGGTGCTGGTGCGCCAGGCGCTGGTGCAGGCCGAAGCCGGCTGCGACATCATCGCGCCGTCGGACATGATGGACGGCCGTGTTGCGGCGATCCGCGAGGCGCTGGATCACACCGGCCTGCTCGACGTGCAGATCATGGCCTATGCCGCGAAATACGCCTCCGCCTTCTACGGCCCGTTCCGCGATGCCATCGGCTCCGCCAAGACGCTGACCGGCGACAAGCGCACCTACCAGATGGACAGCGCCAACACCGACGAAGCACTGCGCGAGGTCGATCTCGACATTGCCGAAGGCGCCGACATGGTGATGGTGAAGCCCGGTATGCCCTATCTCGACGTGGTCCGCCGCGTGAAGGACACGTTCGCGATGCCGACCTTCGCCTATCAGGTCTCGGGCGAATACGCGATGATTGCCGCCGCCGCGAACAATGGCTGGCTCGATGGCGACCGCGCCATGATGGAGAGCCTGCTCGCCTTCAAGCGCGCCGGCGCCGATGGCGTGCTCAGCTATTTCGCGCCGAAGGCGGCAGAGAAGCTGCGCGCGCACGCCTAG
- the glyA gene encoding serine hydroxymethyltransferase: MTFAKTANAPDSFFTASLEQADPEIAAAIKGELGRQRHEVELIASENIVSRAVLEAQGSVMTNKYAEGYPGARYYGGCEWVDVAENLAIDRAKKLFGAGFANVQPNSGSQMNQAVFLALLQPGDTFMGLDLAAGGHLTHGSPVNMSGKWFKASHYTVRREDQIIDMDAVARQAEEVKPKLIVAGGSAYSRAWDFKRFREIADSVGAYLLVDMAHFAGLVAGGVHASPVPYAHVTTTTTHKSLRGPRGGLMLWNDEALTKKFNSAIFPGLQGGPLMHVIAAKAVAFGEALRPDFKVYAKNVVENAKALAEAMKSHGFDIVSGGTDNHLMLVDLRPKGLKGNVSEKALVRAAITCNKNGIPFDPQSPFVTSGIRLGTPAATTRGFGVAEFQQVGGMIAEVLNAIAQSDDGKAPLVEAAIKERVKALTDRFPIYQ; the protein is encoded by the coding sequence ATGACCTTCGCCAAGACCGCCAATGCGCCCGATTCGTTTTTCACCGCCTCGCTGGAGCAGGCCGACCCGGAAATCGCCGCCGCCATCAAGGGCGAGCTCGGCCGGCAGCGCCATGAAGTCGAGCTGATCGCCTCCGAGAACATCGTCAGCCGGGCTGTGCTGGAAGCGCAGGGCTCGGTCATGACGAACAAGTACGCAGAGGGTTATCCGGGCGCGCGCTATTACGGCGGTTGTGAGTGGGTCGACGTCGCCGAGAACCTCGCGATCGATCGCGCCAAGAAACTGTTCGGCGCTGGCTTTGCCAACGTGCAGCCGAACTCGGGCAGCCAGATGAATCAGGCCGTGTTCCTGGCGCTGCTGCAGCCCGGCGACACCTTCATGGGCCTTGATCTGGCGGCCGGCGGCCATCTCACCCACGGCTCGCCCGTCAACATGAGCGGCAAGTGGTTCAAGGCCTCGCACTACACCGTGCGTCGCGAGGACCAGATCATCGACATGGACGCGGTCGCGAGGCAGGCCGAAGAGGTCAAGCCGAAGCTGATCGTGGCCGGCGGCTCGGCCTATTCGCGTGCCTGGGACTTCAAGCGCTTCCGCGAGATCGCGGACAGCGTCGGTGCATACCTGCTGGTCGACATGGCGCATTTCGCGGGCCTCGTCGCCGGCGGCGTGCATGCCTCGCCGGTGCCTTATGCCCATGTCACCACGACCACGACGCACAAATCGCTGCGCGGCCCGCGCGGTGGCCTCATGCTGTGGAACGATGAGGCGCTGACCAAGAAATTCAACTCGGCGATTTTCCCAGGCCTGCAGGGCGGCCCGTTGATGCATGTGATCGCGGCGAAGGCGGTGGCCTTCGGCGAGGCGCTGCGTCCGGACTTCAAGGTCTATGCGAAGAACGTCGTCGAGAACGCCAAGGCGCTGGCCGAGGCGATGAAGAGCCACGGCTTCGACATTGTTTCCGGCGGCACCGATAACCATCTGATGCTGGTTGACCTCAGGCCGAAGGGCCTGAAGGGCAACGTCTCGGAGAAGGCGCTGGTCCGCGCCGCGATCACCTGCAACAAGAACGGCATTCCGTTCGACCCTCAATCGCCGTTCGTCACCTCCGGTATTCGTCTCGGCACCCCGGCGGCCACGACCCGCGGCTTCGGCGTCGCCGAATTCCAGCAGGTCGGCGGCATGATCGCCGAGGTCCTCAACGCGATCGCGCAGTCCGACGACGGCAAGGCGCCGCTGGTCGAGGCCGCGATCAAGGAACGGGTCAAGGCGCTCACCGACCGGTTCCCGATCTATCAGTAA
- the ribD gene encoding bifunctional diaminohydroxyphosphoribosylaminopyrimidine deaminase/5-amino-6-(5-phosphoribosylamino)uracil reductase RibD: MIFRILEDQFAQKARESRDADRRFMQLALALGRRGQGRVWPNPAVGAVIVKDGVIVGRGWTQPGGRPHAEPEALRRAGEAARGATLYVTLEPCSHFGKSPPCADAVIAAGVKRVVAAIEDPNPEVEGQGHARLRAAGITVDIGLCAAEAAFDHAGHFRRIRDKRPHVILKLAVSPDGKIGAAGGKPLAITGEAVRNRVHLLRAQCDAILVGIGTVLADDPQLNCRLPGMEARSPLRVVLDQSLRIPASSKLVRSARETPLWVIGSELAEAAAATRLGAAGAQILRMPPNGASGLDLPAVLHALAERGITRLMVEGGSRVAASFVSADLVDQIWLFRGAEEVGAEGVDALDALPLSKITQSQAYKVHASETFGPDTLTVYERA, encoded by the coding sequence ATGATCTTCCGCATCCTGGAGGATCAATTCGCGCAGAAGGCCCGCGAGTCCAGGGACGCCGATCGCCGCTTCATGCAGCTGGCGCTGGCGCTCGGCCGGCGCGGGCAGGGCCGCGTCTGGCCCAATCCCGCCGTCGGTGCCGTTATCGTCAAGGACGGCGTCATCGTCGGTCGCGGCTGGACACAGCCTGGTGGACGGCCGCATGCGGAGCCAGAGGCGCTGCGGCGTGCGGGCGAGGCGGCGCGTGGCGCCACGCTTTACGTCACGCTCGAGCCCTGCTCGCATTTCGGCAAATCGCCGCCGTGTGCCGATGCGGTGATCGCGGCCGGCGTCAAGCGCGTGGTGGCGGCGATCGAGGATCCCAATCCTGAAGTGGAGGGGCAGGGCCACGCGCGCCTGCGCGCCGCTGGCATCACCGTGGATATCGGCCTGTGCGCAGCGGAGGCCGCGTTCGACCATGCCGGCCATTTCCGCCGCATCAGGGACAAGCGTCCACATGTGATCCTGAAGCTCGCGGTCTCGCCCGACGGCAAGATTGGCGCAGCCGGTGGCAAGCCGCTCGCGATCACGGGCGAAGCCGTCCGCAATCGCGTGCATCTGTTGCGCGCGCAGTGCGATGCGATCCTGGTCGGCATCGGCACGGTGCTGGCGGATGATCCGCAGCTCAATTGCCGCCTGCCGGGCATGGAAGCGCGTTCTCCGTTGCGCGTTGTCCTCGACCAGAGTTTGCGGATTCCCGCGTCCAGCAAGCTTGTTCGTTCTGCGCGCGAGACGCCGCTCTGGGTGATCGGATCGGAGCTCGCAGAAGCGGCAGCCGCGACACGTCTGGGCGCGGCCGGTGCGCAAATCCTGCGCATGCCACCGAATGGTGCATCCGGGCTCGACCTTCCGGCCGTGCTGCATGCGCTCGCCGAGAGGGGCATCACGCGGCTGATGGTCGAGGGCGGCAGCCGCGTTGCGGCCTCCTTCGTGTCCGCCGACCTGGTCGACCAAATCTGGCTGTTCCGCGGAGCGGAAGAGGTGGGCGCCGAAGGGGTCGATGCGCTCGATGCATTGCCCCTGTCGAAAATCACGCAGTCGCAGGCCTACAAGGTTCATGCTAGCGAGACATTCGGCCCCGATACTCTCACTGTCTACGAGCGCGCCTAA